A region of the Acidobacteriota bacterium genome:
CACAGGAATGGATGCCGTGGGCAATCCGGCTGCGCCCTGCAGCTTCACCGTGACGGTCAATGACAACCAACCGCCGATGATCGGCGCGTGTCCGACGAACATCACACAACCGGCGACGACCGGCGCCTGCGCGGCCACGGTCAGCTACACCGCGCCGGCGGCGACGGACAATTGCGGCGCGGCTCCGGTGGTGTGCGCGCCTGCTTCGGGATCGAGCTTCCCGGTCGGCACGACGACCGTCACCTGCACGGCGACCGACACGTCGAACCTGACGGCTTCGTGCATGTTCACGGTGACGGTGACCGACACGCAAAATCCGACGATCACCTGTCCGACGGATCAGACGGTCTCTTCCAACGTGCCGATTGTGGTGAATTATCCCGCGCCGATGGCGAGCGATAACTGCGGCGCGCCGACGGTGACCTGCGTCCCGGCATCAG
Encoded here:
- a CDS encoding HYR domain-containing protein, which translates into the protein APTLSCPAPIVANTAPGVCTATVMFAPTMMDNCPGATFSCTPASGSTFAKGVTTVSCTGMDAVGNPAAPCSFTVTVNDNQPPMIGACPTNITQPATTGACAATVSYTAPAATDNCGAAPVVCAPASGSSFPVGTTTVTCTATDTSNLTASCMFTVTVTDTQNPTITCPTDQTVSSNVPIVVNYPAPMASDNCGAPTVTCVPASGSTFAVGTTTVTCTAKDAANNMAMCNFNVNVVPCTVTC